The Natrinema pellirubrum DSM 15624 region GCCAGCGCCGTCACCACCGCCGCGGGCTTTGGCGTCCTCGTCTTCGCGCTCGTGCCGTCGCTGCGGCGCTTTGGCTTCGTCACGAGCGTCGCGATCGCGTACGCATTCCTCGCGAGCATCGTCGTCCTGCCGAGCCTGCTCGCGGTCTGGGCACGGTACACCGACTACGACGGGACCGACGACGCCGCCACTGACGACCTCGCTGACACGACCGGCTGACCCCGGCCGGCAGTCGACCTCGAGCGGGGAGTCGACGACGACCCGGCCGAGACGCGAATCTATTTCAGCCGTCGCCCGCCACACTCGAGCAATGGTTTCGGAACGCTTCGATCCCGAGCAGTGGGAGCCTGCGGCACTGAACGACGAGTTCAGGGACATCACCTACCACCGCGCGGTCGACTCCGGGACGGTCCGGATCGCGTTCGACCGGCCCGACGTCCGCAACGCCTTCCGGCCGGGGACCGTCGACGAACTCTACGACGCGCTGGACCACGCCAAGCGCCAGACCGACGTCGGCTGTATCCTGCTGACCGGGAACGGGCCGTCCTCGAAGGACGGCGGCTGGGCCTTCTGTTCCGGCGGCGATCAGACGATCCGGGGCGAGGACGGCTACCAGTACGAGGGCGACGAGGAACGAGCGTCGGAACAGGGCCGGCTCCACATCCTCGAGGTCCAGCGCCTCATTCGGCACATTCCGAAGGTCGTCGTCGCCGTCGTGCCGGGCTGGGCCGTCGGCGGCGGCCACTCGCTGCACGTCGTCTGTGACCTGACCCTCGCGAGCGAAGACCACGCGAAGTTCCTCCAGACCGATCCCGACGTGGCAAGCTACGACGCCGGCTTCGGCTCCGCGTACTTGGCCAAACAGATCGGCCAGAAGAAGGCCCGCGAGGTGTTCTTCCTCGGGAAGACCTACGACGCCGAAGAGGCCGCGGAGATGGGCATGGTCAACGAGGCGGTTCCCCACGAGGAGTTAGAGGAGACCGCCCTCGAGTGGGGCGAGCGCATCAACTCGAAGAGCCCGACGGCGATGCGGATGCTCAAGTACGCGTTCAACATGACCGACGACGGGATGGTCGGTCAGCAGGTCTTCGCCGGCGAGGCGACGCGGCTGGGCTACATGACCGACGAAGCGAAGGAGGGTCGAGACGCGTTCGTCGAAGGTCGCGATCCGGACTTCGACGACTTCCCGTGGCACTACTAATCTAAGGCCCGTATATCGAACCGATGCACCGACGAACGCTCCTCCGGCGGACGACGCTGCCGGCCGCGCTCGCGCTCGCAGGCTGTACCGCGCCCAGCGACGAGCCCGATGGGGAGGCCGACGCCGGGGGCGGAAGCGACGGCTCCGAGGGCGTCTCGGGAACCCCGCCGATCCCGATGCTCGAGGACCCGCCGGAGGCGGTCTATCTACCCGGCCACCGGAAGTCGATGCGCGTTCTCGAGCCGGTCGCTGCCGGCGAGTACGCGCTGACCCCGATGCTGTCGTACCCCCATCCGTTCTGGATCGTCACGGCGAACTACCGCGAGTTCGTCGAACCCGCGGCCGGCCGTGGGGTCCACCTGATGGTCGTCGTCTGGGACCGGGAGACGGGACGGGTCTTGCCCGGTGCCGAGCCGAGGGCAACGGTCTCCCGCGACGGGCGCGAGATCGATTCGCGGGCGCTGTGGCCGATGCTCTCCCAGGAGATGGGCCTCCACGTCGGCGACAACGTCGCCCTCCCGGCGGACGGGACCTACACCGTCGACGTCGACCTCCCACCGCTTTCGATCCGTCGGACCGGCTCGCTCGCGGGCAGATTCACCGACGGGGCGACCGCGACCTTCGAGTTCACGTACGATCAGGCCTTCCGCGAGGCCGTCGTCGAGGGGATCGAACTGCTGGACCGGGACCGGTGGGGCCAGCGGGGTGCGCTCGAGCCGATGACGGAGCGCGGGGCCGCCGGTGACGAGGACGGTGGAGAGAGCGCCGGCGACGACGCGACCGGTGTGGGGAACGGGGAACCGGACCCTGGAGCCCCCTACTCGCGGGTGCCGCCGGCCGACGCCTATCCCGGGACGCGGCTGGTCGAGTCGGTTGCCGGTTCCGAGACGAACGGCACGGCCGGCGATGGTGTCCCAAGGAGCGGCGATGCGGCGGTCGTCGTCGCGCTGCTTGAGCCCGAATCGCGACTCGCCGACGGCGACGACCCCTATCTGCTCGTCTCGCCCCGGACGCCGTACAACCGGGTGCCGCTCCCGAACGCGTCGCTGCGGGTCGTCCTCGAGCGCGACGCCCGACAGGTCCTCGACGAGCGCCTCGAGCCGGTGATCGACGGTGAGTACGGGCACCACTACGGGCGGTCCGTTTCGGACGTTCGGCCGGGCGATACGGTCCGGATCGCGGTCGAGTCGCCCCCGCAAACGGCCCGCCATCAGGGCTACGAAACGGCGTTTTTCGGGATGGAGCCGGTCGAACTCGTGGTTCCGTCGGCGTAGCTGTTTCCCCCGTTCGTTCTCCCGCTCGCTCGTGGCCACGACCGCCGGCGGTCACTCGCAATGCCAACGTTGACACTCTCTCGAGTGGGACACTCGAACCATGAGTTCGGCCGAGGTCGAGACATCACGGACGAAGGCGTGGCTGATGGCGGCCCGCCCGCAGACCTTGCCCGCGGCCGCGGCCCCGGTGATCGTCGGGTCGGGGCTGGCGGCCGCCGAGGGCGTGTTCGCGCCGCTGCCGGCGATCGTGGCCTTCGTCGGTGCGGCGCTGATCCAGATCGGGACGAACTTCGCGAACGACTACTACGACGCCGTCAAGGGGGCCGACACCGAGGACCGGGAGGGCTTTACCCGGGTCACCCAGTCGGGGCTCATCTCGCCCGAGCAGGTCAAGCTCGCGACGATCGTCACCTTCGGACTGGCGATCTGCTCGGGGACCTATCTCGTCTATGTGGGGGGCGTTCCGATCCTCGTCGTGGGGCTCGTCAGCGTCTTCTGCGGCTGGGCCTACACCGGCGGCCCCTACCCGCTGGGCTATCACGGGCTGGGCGATCTCTTCGTGTTCGTCTTCTTCGGCCTCGTCGCCGTGACCGGAACCTACTACGTACAGGCCGCGGCCGTCCTCGCGGAGCCGCTCGCGACGACGGTCCCCGACGGCACCGTCCCGCTCGAGGCCGTGATCGCGAGCCTGCCGATCGCCGGGCTCTCGACGGCGATTCTCGTCGTGAACAACGTCCGGGACAAGGAGACCGACACCGAGGCGGGCAAACGGACCCTCGCGGTCCGGCTGGGCTACCGCTGGAGTCGCGTGGAGTACGTGGCCATGCTCGCGATCGCCTACGTCGTTCCGGGCTGGTTCTGGCTCGCGACCGACGTCGGCCCCGGTGTGTTGCTCCCGCTGGTGACGCTGCCCTACGCCGCGACGATCGCGCGAACCGTCCTGACCCGAACCGATGGCGAGGCGCTCAACCCCGCGCTCGAGGCGACCGGCAAGCTGCTCGCGATCTATGCCGTCTGTTTCGCCGGGGGGCTGGTGCTGCTATGAGCGCCGCCGAGGACCTCTCGCTGGAGTATCGTCCCTTCTCGCTCGACCTCGTTGAGCCGCTCGAGACGGCCGACGGGACGATCGCGTCCCGGGACGGCTTTCTCGTCCGACTGGTCGACGAGGCCGACGACGGCAGCGACGGAGCCGGCGACGAGCCGGCCGTCGGCTACGGGGAAGCGACGCCGCTGCCGGGCTGGACCGAGTCCCGGGAGGACTGCGAGCGCGCCCTCGAGCGCGCACAGGAGGCGCTCCGAACCGACGGCCCGAGCGAGGCCCTCGAGGCCGTCGACCGGCAGGTCGCGGCCCGTCACGCCCTCTCGCTGGCACTGGCCGACCTGCAGGCGACCCGCGAGTCGACGCCGCTGTATCGGTACCTCGGACAGGGGCCGATGGTCGGGCGGGTGCCGGTCAACGCGACGATCGGCGACGGCTCACCGGACGAGACGGTCGCCGCGGCCCGCGCGGCCGTCGATCGGGGCTTTACCACCTGCAAGCTGAAGGTCGGCCTCCGGAGCGTCGAGGACGACATCGAACGCGTCCGCCGAGTCCGCGAGGCCGTCGGCGACCGGATCGAACTGCGGGCCGACGCCAACGAGGCCTGGACCTTCGAGGAGGCCCAGTCGGCTCTCGAGGGCTTTGCCGACTGTGGCGTCTCGATCCTCGAGCAGCCCCTCCCGGCGGGCGCGCTCGAGGGTCACGCCGACCTCCGCAAGGAGAGCCGTGGCGTCTCGATCGCGCTCGACGAGGGGCTGCTCGAACACGGCGTCGACGCGATCTGTGACGCCGGGGCAGCCGACGTCGTCGTCCTGAAGCCGATGGCGCTGGGCGGGATCGACGTCGCCCGACAGGTCGCTGCGTGGCTGTCCGAACTCGAGGTCGCGCCGCTGGTGACGACCACCATCGACGGCGTCGTCGCGCGCACCGGCGCGGTACATCTGGCGGCCGCGATCCCCGACGTGCCGGCCTGCGGACTGGCGACCGGCGATCTGCTCGCGACGGATCTGGGCCGGGATCCCGTCTTGATCGAGAAGGGGTCGGCCGTCGTCCCGCAGGCGAAGGGACTGGGCGTCGCGGACGTCTGGGGTGACCGATGACCGGCGGCCTCGAGTGGCCGACGCGGGACCTGCTCGCCGGTCGTGCCTCGACGACGCCGGACGCGACGGGACTCGTCGACGCCGACGGTGACCGATCGTGGACGTACAGGGCGTTCGACCGGCGGGTCGACGCCGTCGCGGCACGATTCGAGAGCCTCGTCTCCGGCCCCGACGATCGCCTCGGTATCCTCATGGACACCCGCGTCGCGTTCGCCGAGGTCTACTTCGCGGCGATGCGACTCGGCGTCACGATCGTCCCGTTGAACGTCCGGGAAACGGCAGCGGAACTCGCCCCGAAGGTCCGACGAACCGCCATCGACGCGCTCGTCTGCGAGGCGGCGACCGAAGAACTCGCCCTCGAGATCGGCGACTGCCCGATCGTCTCGGT contains the following coding sequences:
- a CDS encoding DUF7350 domain-containing protein codes for the protein MHRRTLLRRTTLPAALALAGCTAPSDEPDGEADAGGGSDGSEGVSGTPPIPMLEDPPEAVYLPGHRKSMRVLEPVAAGEYALTPMLSYPHPFWIVTANYREFVEPAAGRGVHLMVVVWDRETGRVLPGAEPRATVSRDGREIDSRALWPMLSQEMGLHVGDNVALPADGTYTVDVDLPPLSIRRTGSLAGRFTDGATATFEFTYDQAFREAVVEGIELLDRDRWGQRGALEPMTERGAAGDEDGGESAGDDATGVGNGEPDPGAPYSRVPPADAYPGTRLVESVAGSETNGTAGDGVPRSGDAAVVVALLEPESRLADGDDPYLLVSPRTPYNRVPLPNASLRVVLERDARQVLDERLEPVIDGEYGHHYGRSVSDVRPGDTVRIAVESPPQTARHQGYETAFFGMEPVELVVPSA
- a CDS encoding mandelate racemase/muconate lactonizing enzyme family protein; this translates as MSAAEDLSLEYRPFSLDLVEPLETADGTIASRDGFLVRLVDEADDGSDGAGDEPAVGYGEATPLPGWTESREDCERALERAQEALRTDGPSEALEAVDRQVAARHALSLALADLQATRESTPLYRYLGQGPMVGRVPVNATIGDGSPDETVAAARAAVDRGFTTCKLKVGLRSVEDDIERVRRVREAVGDRIELRADANEAWTFEEAQSALEGFADCGVSILEQPLPAGALEGHADLRKESRGVSIALDEGLLEHGVDAICDAGAADVVVLKPMALGGIDVARQVAAWLSELEVAPLVTTTIDGVVARTGAVHLAAAIPDVPACGLATGDLLATDLGRDPVLIEKGSAVVPQAKGLGVADVWGDR
- a CDS encoding 1,4-dihydroxy-2-naphthoyl-CoA synthase; translated protein: MVSERFDPEQWEPAALNDEFRDITYHRAVDSGTVRIAFDRPDVRNAFRPGTVDELYDALDHAKRQTDVGCILLTGNGPSSKDGGWAFCSGGDQTIRGEDGYQYEGDEERASEQGRLHILEVQRLIRHIPKVVVAVVPGWAVGGGHSLHVVCDLTLASEDHAKFLQTDPDVASYDAGFGSAYLAKQIGQKKAREVFFLGKTYDAEEAAEMGMVNEAVPHEELEETALEWGERINSKSPTAMRMLKYAFNMTDDGMVGQQVFAGEATRLGYMTDEAKEGRDAFVEGRDPDFDDFPWHY
- a CDS encoding 1,4-dihydroxy-2-naphthoate polyprenyltransferase, with product MSSAEVETSRTKAWLMAARPQTLPAAAAPVIVGSGLAAAEGVFAPLPAIVAFVGAALIQIGTNFANDYYDAVKGADTEDREGFTRVTQSGLISPEQVKLATIVTFGLAICSGTYLVYVGGVPILVVGLVSVFCGWAYTGGPYPLGYHGLGDLFVFVFFGLVAVTGTYYVQAAAVLAEPLATTVPDGTVPLEAVIASLPIAGLSTAILVVNNVRDKETDTEAGKRTLAVRLGYRWSRVEYVAMLAIAYVVPGWFWLATDVGPGVLLPLVTLPYAATIARTVLTRTDGEALNPALEATGKLLAIYAVCFAGGLVLL